A stretch of Gorilla gorilla gorilla isolate KB3781 chromosome 9, NHGRI_mGorGor1-v2.1_pri, whole genome shotgun sequence DNA encodes these proteins:
- the OR52A5 gene encoding olfactory receptor 52A5, giving the protein MPTFNGSVFMPSAFILIGIPGLESVQCWIGIPFSAMYLIGVIGNSLILVIIKYENSLHIPMYIFLAMLAATDIALNTCILPKMLGIFWFHLPEISFDACLFQMWLIHSFQAIESGILLAMALDRYVAICIPLRHATIFSQQFLTHIGLGVTLRAAILIIPSLGLIKCCLKHYRTTVISHSYCEHMAIVKLATEDIQVNKIYGLFVAFAILGFDIIFITLSYVQIFITVFQLPQKEARFKAFNTCIAHICVFLQFYLLAFFSFFTHRFGSHIPPYIHILLSNLYLLVPPFLNPIVYGVKTKQIRDHVLKVFFFKKVT; this is encoded by the coding sequence ATGCCGACATTCAATGGCTCAGTCTTCATGCCCTCTGCGTTTATACTAATTGGGATTCCTGGTCTGGAGTCAGTGCAGTGTTGGATTGGGATTCCTTTCTCTGCCATGTATCTTATTGGTGTGATTGGAAATTCCCTAATTTTAGTTATAATCAAATATGAAAACAGCCTCCATATACCCATGTACATTTTTTTGGCCATGTTGGCAGCCACAGACATTGCACTTAACACCTGCATTCTTCCCAAAATGTTAGGCATCTTCTGGTTTCATTTGCCAGAGATTTCTTTTGATGCCTGTCTTTTTCAAATGTGGCTTATTCACTCATTCCAGGCAATTGAATCAGGTATCCTTCTGGCAATGGCCCTGGATCGCTATGTGGCCATCTGTATCCCCTTGAGACATGCCACCATCTTTTCCCAGCAGTTCTTAACTCATATTGGACTTGGGGTGACACTCAGGGCTGCCATTCTTATAATACCTTCCTTAGGGCTCATCAAATGCTGTCTGAAACACTATCGAACTACAGTCATATCTCACTCTTACTGTGAGCACATGGCCATCGTGAAGCTGGCTACTGAAGATATCCAAGTCAACAAGATATATGGCCTATTTGTTGCCTTCGCAATCCTAGGGTTTGACATAATATTTATCACCTTGTCCTATGTCCAAATTTTTATCACTGTCTTTCAACTGCCCCAGAAGGAGGCACGATTCAAAGCCTTTAATACATGCATTGCCCACATTTGTGTCTTCCTACAGTTCTACCttcttgccttcttttctttcttcacacaCAGGTTTGGTTCACACATACCACCATATATTCATATCCTCTTGTCAAATCTTTACCTGTTAGTCCCACCTTTTCTCAACCCTATTGTCTATGGAGTGAAGACCAAGCAAATTCGTGATCATGTTCTGAAAgtgtttttcttcaaaaaagtAACTTGA
- the OR52A1 gene encoding olfactory receptor 52A1 has translation MSISNITVYMPSVLTLVGIPGLESVQCWIGIPFCAIYLIAMIGNSLLLSIIISEHSLHEPLYIFLGMLGATDIALASSIMPKMLGIFWFNVPEIYFDSCLLQMWFIHTFQGIESGILVAMALDRYVAICYPLRHANIFTHQLVIQIGTMVVLRAAILVAPCLVLIKCRFQFYHTTVISHSYCEHMAIVKLAAANVQVNKIYGLFVAFTVAGFDLTFITLSYIQIFITVFRLPQKEARFKAFSTCIAHICVFLQFYLLAFFSFFTHRFGSHIPPYIHILFSSIYLLVPPFLNPLVYGAKTTQIRIHVVKMFCS, from the coding sequence ATGTCCATTTCCAACATCACAGTCTACATGCCCTCTGTGTTGACACTAGTAGGGATCCCAGGCCTAGAATCTGTGCAGTGCTGGATTGGGATTCCATTCTGTGCCATTTATCTCATTGCTATGATTGGAAATTCCTTGCTTCTGAGCATCATCATATCTGAGCACAGTCTCCATGAGCCCTTGTACATTTTCTTAGGCATGCTAGGAGCCACAGACATTGCACTTGCTAGCAGCATTATGCCAAAGATGCTTGGAATATTCTGGTTTAATGTGCCTGAAATCTATTTTGATTCCTGCTTGCTTCAAATGTGGTTCATCCACACATTTCAGGGTATAGAGTCAGGCATCCTTGTGGCCATGGCCCTGGACCGTTATGTGGCCATCTGTTATCCACTAAGACATGCCAACATCTTCACCCACCAGCTTGTCATTCAGATAGGAACTATGGTCGTACTCAGGGCTGCTATTCTTGTAGCCCCATGCCTAGTACTGATAAAGTGCCGGTTTCAATTTTATCACACAACAGTCATCTCCCACTCCTACTGTGAGCATATGGCCATTGTGAAACTAGCAGCAGCAAATGTTCAAGTCAACAAAATCTATGGTTTGTTTGTGGCCTTCACTGTTGCAGGATTTGACCTCACATTCATCACATTGTCCTACATCCAGATATTTATCACAGTTTTTCGTTTGCCCCAGAAGGAGGCTAGGTTTAAAGCATTCAGTACCTGCATTGCTCACATCTGTGTCTTCCTCCAGTTCTACCTCCttgccttcttctccttcttcacaCATAGGTTTGGGTCTCACATCCCCCCTTATATCCATATTCTCTTTTCTAGCATTTACTTGCTGGTCCCTCCATTTCTCAATCCACTTGTCTATGGTGCAAAGACCACACAGATTCGCATTCATGTGGTAAAAATGTTCTGTTCATAA
- the LOC101150278 gene encoding LOW QUALITY PROTEIN: olfactory receptor 52A4-like (The sequence of the model RefSeq protein was modified relative to this genomic sequence to represent the inferred CDS: inserted 1 base in 1 codon; substituted 1 base at 1 genomic stop codon) — protein MALPITNGTLFMPFVLTFIGIPGFESVQCWIGIPFCAMYVIALIGNSLLLIIIKSEPSLHEPMYIFLATLGATPNTXHLTLSTSIVPKMLGIFWFHLPEIYFDACLFQMWLIHTFQGIESGVLLAMALDRYVAICYPLRHAIVFTRQLVTYIVVGVTLRPAILVIPCLLLIKCPLKLYRIKLISHTYCEHMALVKLATEDVYINKVYGILGAFIVGGLDFIFITLSYIQIFITVFHLPLREARLNVFNTCIPHIYVFFQFYLLXFFFIFYSQIWILYPIICTYHLVQSLPTGPTIPQPLYLWDKDQAH, from the exons ATGGCCCTGCCTATTACAAATGGTACCTTGTTCATGCCCTTTGTGCTGACATTTATTGGGATCCCCGGTTTTGAATCTGTACAATGCTGGATTGGGATTCCATTCTGTGCTATGTATGTCATTGCTCTGATTGGAAATTCTCTACTTTTGATCATCATCAAATCGGAGCCAAGCCTCCATGAACCCATGTATATCTTCCTGGCCACGTTAGGAGCCACACCTAACACTTAGCACCTAACACTTAGCACCAGCATTGTGCCCAAGATGCTTggtattttttggttccatttgcCAGAGATATATTTTGATGCTTGCCTCTTTCAGATGTGGCTCATCCACACATTTCAAGGCATTGAATCAGGAGTCCTGCTAGCCATGGCTCTGGACCGCTATGTAGCGATCTGTTATCCTCTGAGGCATGCTATAGTATTCACTCGACAGCTAGTCACTTATATTGTAGTTGGAGTGACATTGCGGCCTGCCATTCTGGTAATTCCATGCCTATTGCTTATAAAATGCCCTCTGAAACTCTACCGAATCAAGTTAATATCCCACACTTACTGTGAACACATGGCCCTTGTGAAGCTTGCCACTGAAGATGTTTACATTAATAAGGTCTATGGTATCCTTGGAGCATTTATTGTTGGTGGGCTTGACTTCATTTTCATCACCCTCTcctatattcaaatatttatcactGTCTTTCACTTGCCTCTGAGAGAGGCACGACTTAACGTATTTAATACATGTATTCcccatatatatgtcttcttccaATTCTATCtcc gcttttttttcattttttactcaCAGATTTGGATCTTATATCCCATCATATGTACATATCACCTTGTCCAGTCTTTACCTACTGGTCCCACCATTCCTCAACCCCTTTATCTATGGGATAAAGACCAAGCACATTAG